The Neodiprion fabricii isolate iyNeoFabr1 chromosome 4, iyNeoFabr1.1, whole genome shotgun sequence genome window below encodes:
- the LOC124180240 gene encoding uncharacterized protein LOC124180240 isoform X2: MVEQIGTILPGERFKAEELIELERLNTATDDINKLEVDLDEARATFRQLLCESTVKIDALAKKLGACIEKSRPYYDSRFKAKEALQETQKAAIRFERANSQHAAAKEMVYLAEEGLRTEGRCFDHAWQEMLNHATSRVNESEHERALSEVEHRQTTAAYHRAEHNVQRLQRELKRAIAKSSMGARRSLLLINSIAYRHNLLMLPYYEMKAHFNQMLDEQKLRVGVLERSVADAKMTYAEALRNLERISDEIHRTRKYDGSDYLGNRTGDSSHYSSNQTNTATPTDSSKTGSPDSTDYTSDEYLRLPERMGPHPPCLLPTRPDNDPNSEYLGLSNLNLSSTEPRKYIKRDRPRSIAAMDVKHINAMPNKSSTSTPQLSDLSSSSGREKKLKMISPQDSEKKKKVNGVLQNGDEWTEISLNNSPEENCYNNETYSDEDDPIPYKPLPTDFSPEAVNSTIPDSVIQPVKEEQIRKKLVTQQSLPAISRVHDVTINDDKKSEVTRSPSMKSRAKLDSSLANWISRSSAAGDASCSSSTSSSRRQSLDILWSGGTGERVKELLNQGMMMLNISSLTERRSSEPKATEKDKEKADKAEKAEAKGKKVPSPLEKSMSYLNPEDETSDSESLASVEMLTEDQISSLMMEQDMNVVCQEILGTPLVEVCPLLQQLQEQQ; encoded by the exons ATGGTCGAGCAAATTGGTACGATTCTGCCGGGAGAACGTTTCAAAGCGGAAGAATTG ATCGAATTGGAGCGTCTCAATACCGCCACAGATGATATAAACAAACTGGAAGTCGACTTAGAC GAAGCGAGAGCAACTTTTAGGCAGTTACTGTGCGAATCTACAGTGAAGATTGACGCACTTGCTAAAAAGCTCGGCGCTTGTATTGAAAAGTCGCGACCCTATTATGATTCAAGATTCAAGGCAAAAGAG GCTCTGCAGGAGACGCAAAAGGCAGCGATCAGGTTCGAAAGAGCCAACAGTCAGCACGCCGCCGCCAAAGAAATGGTCTACCTTGCTGAAGAAGGGCTGAGAACAGAAGGCAGATGCTTTGATCACGCTTGGCAG GAAATGCTGAACCACGCAACTTCCAGAGTGAACGAATCGGAACATGAAAGAGCATTGTCAGAGGTTGAGCACAGGCAAACAACAGCTGCGTATCACAGAGCAGAGCACAATGTTCAGAGGCTTCAGAGGGAATTAAAACGTGCCATAGCCAAGTCGAG TATGGGTGCACGCCGCAGCTTACTTCTGATAAACAGTATCGCCTACAGGCACAACTTGCTCATGTT GCCGTACTACGAAATGAAGGCTCACTTCAACCAAATGCTGGACGAACAAAAATTGCGGGTCGGAGTTCTGGAGAGATCGGTAGCTGATGCCAAAATGACATATGCCGAAGCATTGCGGAATTTGGAACGAATTAGCGATGAAATTCACAGG ACACGGAAATACGACGGGTCCGATTATCTTGGAAATCGAACCGGAGACTCATCGCATTATTCCTCGAACCAAACGAATACTGCTACACCAACAGACTCGAGCAAAACCGGATCACCAGATAGCACGGATTACACGAGCGATGAGTATTTGAGATTGCCGGAAAGAATGGGACCACATCCTCCCTGCCTGCTGCCGACGAGG CCTGATAACGACCCCAATTCAGAATACTTAGGCTTAAGTAATTTGAACCTGTCGTCAACGGAGCCTAGGAAATACATAAAACGAGACAGGCCTCGAAGTATTGCGGCAATGGACGTGAAACATATCAACGCAATGCCGAACAAGTCGAGCACGTCAACGCCGCAGCTATCGGACCTATCGTCGAGTTcgggaagagaaaaaaagctGAAAATGATATCGCCCCAGGATtcggagaagaaaaagaaggtgAACGGGGTTTTACAAAACGGTGATGAGTGGACGGAAATTAGCCTGAACAATTCACCTGAAGAAAATTGCTACAACAATGAAACTTACTCGGACGAGGACGACCCCATACCCTACAAACCGCTGCCAACTGACTTTAGCCCTGAGGCTGTAAACTCGACGATCCCGGACAGTGTAATTCAGCCGGTTAAAGAGGAACAGATTCGCAAGAAACTAGTTACACAACAATCTTTACCTGCCATATCCAGAGTCCACGACGTCACGATCAACGATGATAAGAAATCGGAGGTTACGAGGAGCCCATCAATGAAAAGTCGAGCCAAACTCGACTCGAGCTTGGCAAACTGGATTTCCAGGAGTTCGGCCGCCGGAGACGCGAGCTGCAGTAGTTCTA CTAGTTCAAGCCGTCGACAGTCTTTGGACATCTTGTGGAGTGGTGGGACGGGCGAGCGTGTTAAAGAATTGCTGAATCAAGGAATGATGATGCTCAACATATCCAGCCTAACTGAACGACGATCGAGTGAACCCAAGGCGACTGAAAAGGACAAGGAAAAGGCAGACAAGGCTGAAAAGGCCGAGGCTAAGGGAAAGAAGGTGCCAAGTCCGCTCGAGAAAAGTATGAGTTACCTTAACCCTGAGGACGAGACGTCCGACAGTGAAAGTCTGGCCAG TGTTGAAATGCTGACCGAAGATCAGATATCTTCGCTCATGATGGAACAAGATATGAACGTAGTTTGCCAAGAGATCCTTGGCACTCCGTTGGTAGAAGTTTGTCCATTGCTCCAGCAGCTCCAGGAGCAGCAATAA
- the LOC124180240 gene encoding uncharacterized protein LOC124180240 isoform X3 — protein sequence MSEREQKDRDNDSDRIDDAVDPRVQIELERLNTATDDINKLEVDLDEARATFRQLLCESTVKIDALAKKLGACIEKSRPYYDSRFKAKEALQETQKAAIRFERANSQHAAAKEMVYLAEEGLRTEGRCFDHAWQEMLNHATSRVNESEHERALSEVEHRQTTAAYHRAEHNVQRLQRELKRAIAKSRPYYEMKAHFNQMLDEQKLRVGVLERSVADAKMTYAEALRNLERISDEIHRTRKYDGSDYLGNRTGDSSHYSSNQTNTATPTDSSKTGSPDSTDYTSDEYLRLPERMGPHPPCLLPTRPDNDPNSEYLGLSNLNLSSTEPRKYIKRDRPRSIAAMDVKHINAMPNKSSTSTPQLSDLSSSSGREKKLKMISPQDSEKKKKVNGVLQNGDEWTEISLNNSPEENCYNNETYSDEDDPIPYKPLPTDFSPEAVNSTIPDSVIQPVKEEQIRKKLVTQQSLPAISRVHDVTINDDKKSEVTRSPSMKSRAKLDSSLANWISRSSAAGDASCSSSTSSSRRQSLDILWSGGTGERVKELLNQGMMMLNISSLTERRSSEPKATEKDKEKADKAEKAEAKGKKVPSPLEKSMSYLNPEDETSDSESLASVEMLTEDQISSLMMEQDMNVVCQEILGTPLVEVCPLLQQLQEQQ from the exons ATGAGCGAACGGGAGCAGAAGGATCGAGATAATGATTCTGACCGAATCGACGATGCGGTGGATCCCAGAGTTCAG ATCGAATTGGAGCGTCTCAATACCGCCACAGATGATATAAACAAACTGGAAGTCGACTTAGAC GAAGCGAGAGCAACTTTTAGGCAGTTACTGTGCGAATCTACAGTGAAGATTGACGCACTTGCTAAAAAGCTCGGCGCTTGTATTGAAAAGTCGCGACCCTATTATGATTCAAGATTCAAGGCAAAAGAG GCTCTGCAGGAGACGCAAAAGGCAGCGATCAGGTTCGAAAGAGCCAACAGTCAGCACGCCGCCGCCAAAGAAATGGTCTACCTTGCTGAAGAAGGGCTGAGAACAGAAGGCAGATGCTTTGATCACGCTTGGCAG GAAATGCTGAACCACGCAACTTCCAGAGTGAACGAATCGGAACATGAAAGAGCATTGTCAGAGGTTGAGCACAGGCAAACAACAGCTGCGTATCACAGAGCAGAGCACAATGTTCAGAGGCTTCAGAGGGAATTAAAACGTGCCATAGCCAAGTCGAG GCCGTACTACGAAATGAAGGCTCACTTCAACCAAATGCTGGACGAACAAAAATTGCGGGTCGGAGTTCTGGAGAGATCGGTAGCTGATGCCAAAATGACATATGCCGAAGCATTGCGGAATTTGGAACGAATTAGCGATGAAATTCACAGG ACACGGAAATACGACGGGTCCGATTATCTTGGAAATCGAACCGGAGACTCATCGCATTATTCCTCGAACCAAACGAATACTGCTACACCAACAGACTCGAGCAAAACCGGATCACCAGATAGCACGGATTACACGAGCGATGAGTATTTGAGATTGCCGGAAAGAATGGGACCACATCCTCCCTGCCTGCTGCCGACGAGG CCTGATAACGACCCCAATTCAGAATACTTAGGCTTAAGTAATTTGAACCTGTCGTCAACGGAGCCTAGGAAATACATAAAACGAGACAGGCCTCGAAGTATTGCGGCAATGGACGTGAAACATATCAACGCAATGCCGAACAAGTCGAGCACGTCAACGCCGCAGCTATCGGACCTATCGTCGAGTTcgggaagagaaaaaaagctGAAAATGATATCGCCCCAGGATtcggagaagaaaaagaaggtgAACGGGGTTTTACAAAACGGTGATGAGTGGACGGAAATTAGCCTGAACAATTCACCTGAAGAAAATTGCTACAACAATGAAACTTACTCGGACGAGGACGACCCCATACCCTACAAACCGCTGCCAACTGACTTTAGCCCTGAGGCTGTAAACTCGACGATCCCGGACAGTGTAATTCAGCCGGTTAAAGAGGAACAGATTCGCAAGAAACTAGTTACACAACAATCTTTACCTGCCATATCCAGAGTCCACGACGTCACGATCAACGATGATAAGAAATCGGAGGTTACGAGGAGCCCATCAATGAAAAGTCGAGCCAAACTCGACTCGAGCTTGGCAAACTGGATTTCCAGGAGTTCGGCCGCCGGAGACGCGAGCTGCAGTAGTTCTA CTAGTTCAAGCCGTCGACAGTCTTTGGACATCTTGTGGAGTGGTGGGACGGGCGAGCGTGTTAAAGAATTGCTGAATCAAGGAATGATGATGCTCAACATATCCAGCCTAACTGAACGACGATCGAGTGAACCCAAGGCGACTGAAAAGGACAAGGAAAAGGCAGACAAGGCTGAAAAGGCCGAGGCTAAGGGAAAGAAGGTGCCAAGTCCGCTCGAGAAAAGTATGAGTTACCTTAACCCTGAGGACGAGACGTCCGACAGTGAAAGTCTGGCCAG TGTTGAAATGCTGACCGAAGATCAGATATCTTCGCTCATGATGGAACAAGATATGAACGTAGTTTGCCAAGAGATCCTTGGCACTCCGTTGGTAGAAGTTTGTCCATTGCTCCAGCAGCTCCAGGAGCAGCAATAA
- the LOC124180239 gene encoding CLIP-associating protein 2 isoform X13, whose amino-acid sequence MIVSNEHRCSRRGLKKFPSMDKGIWDPSSAWILQWDNVVKHPGARARGCHCDIHKPPWLHPDLAMKDEDETDRAIKSAPVKRSTSAVQKRGQFGPAKSVQSTPAPPGSTTSTTKRAPLKYSSSAKSAAGQAGAIDEESFLNAFEDVPAVKLFSAKDLEEQMKSIKDVVGDDKKDWKQRNESMKKLRGILIAGGANFDNFTECLKNVQRSFEAACMDLRSQVVKEAAITVAFLSYQLKNKFASFGECVLPTLINLIPNSAKVMATSGAVAVRFILQHTHSPRYIPIITASMNSKSKDIRRASCEFLHLILQCWATNVLQRHVAALQEAVKKGIADSDADARAAARKSYWAFQEHFPEQAEVLLKSLDASYKRSLMSLSNSGSINSLVGRSTSISPRVPRPTLSAAGSTENLHHGQAGLHGPLRRTPSLPRSYRQSGIPILQRPTDNHCRITPDARSTSAIDLQAAQRAKARMVYANMYRHKATLHNDISNQRGKSARPAKSPDPQSAVASPERMARTRTRVAGVSQSQPNSRSGSPSSRLSYATYNREGGESLMARPRRLSGQGIRSTGNSREPSPQRFGMERSFGSKLRDRNLHMSPTDRPPTRPVMAQKMLQQSREAESALADALTFDSIDSYTRTPRGKGDHSDDSETNSICSERSMDSFRRPSESFSWSGSQQRLYRDLWDQSIPKDIKEIIENCGRKHWGDRKEGLLGLQHFLANGNTLTATELRKITDIFAKMFMDSYTKVLSLFLDTLNDLIESHSEDLGDWLYVLCARLLNKLGTDLLGSIQTKIHKTLDVVKEQFPGEQLLPTVLRFLTDPTQTPNSRVKVATLTFISQIADTAVPSALNSSAASALARLLDWTNDMKSQDVRRHAQNAVIALYNLNTPQVTMILSDLPKPYQEAALTLVQNHLRRSSGSSNPVSPGTPPSRMPHSPARTRVETDIDMDDDHLNPEEVYKSLRRTTAEIQNYGFERLEKATTSKDSGISNMADVEEKMEGLALSNSGRSSSVSSPTQRGRPVTNVALNGSSDTITGDAVLPQENNGYKTHEHQKNTVSSPDSTSRGPEVLDNLMKVLQENVGHEAEKIASLQEFQTYVRDGDVPYLKDNFRKLLRSLLENLGSPHKQVQIEVLQVLTELLKCPELTESFSKFIELIVLKVLQAHKFDDPNSEASSGSSRALVKQLEVLRIAEKCAATIVTVLPPDQIIKLIQMIISTEPYPKNMAGIKMLHKIVEHWGADAIMPHLSKIMPGLIKQAYDDRESTVRKSAVFCMVAIHAAVGEEVLMPHLASLYGSKLKLLNIYIQRAQQANSQPASPRNNNKN is encoded by the exons ATGATCGTCTCAAACGAGCACAGATGCTCGCGACgtggattaaaaaaatttccaagcatGGATAAGGGGATATGGGATCCGAGTAGCGCTTGGATTCTTCAGTGGGACAACGTGGTGAAACATCCCGGCGCAAGAGCCAGAGGATGTCACTGTGACATCCATAAACCACCTTGGCTCCACCCTGACCTAG CAATGAAAGACGAAGATGAAACAGACCGAGCG ATCAAATCCGCTCCTGTGAAAAGATCAACAAGCGCCGTGCAAAAGCGAGGACAGTTTGGACCCGCCAAATCCGTGCAATCAACTccag CTCCGCCTGGTAGTACAACGTCTACGACGAAAAGGGCACCTCTAAAATACAGTTCATCCGCAAAATCAGCGGCAG GCCAAGCTGGCGCTATCGACGAAGAATCTTTCCTCAACGCGTTTGAGGATGTACCGGCAGTGAAGTTATTCTCCGCAAAAGATTTGGAGGAACAAATGAAGAGCATTAAGGATGTAGTAGGTGACGATAAAAAAGATTGGAAGCAGAGAAACGAGAGC ATGAAGAAACTGCGTGGTATATTGATAGCCGGTGGGGCTAATTTCGACAATTTCACAGAGTGCCTGAAGAACGTCCAAAGATCGTTTGAAGCAGCATGCATGGATCTGAGATCGCAGGTTGTCAAGGAAGCGGCTATAACAGTTGCCTTCCTGAGCTATCaactcaaaaataaatttgccaGTTTTGGAGAATGTGTATTGCCAACGCTTATCAATCTCATACCCAACAGCGCCAAG GTCATGGCGACTTCCGGCGCTGTTGCTGTACGATTCATTTTGCAGCACACCCACAGTCCCAGATACATACCGATAATTACGGCCAGTATGAACAGCAAAAGCAAAGATATCAGAAGGGCGTCTTGCGAGTTTCTTCACCTGATACTTCAGTGTTGGGCTACGAATGTGCTTCAGAGACATGTAGCCGCTTTACAAGAAGCCGTTAAAAAAGGCATCGCTGATTCAGACGCCGATGCCAGAGCAGCGGCGAGaaa GTCTTACTGGGCATTCCAAGAACATTTTCCGGAACAGGCTGAGGTTTTGCTCAAGAGCTTGGATGCCAGTTATAAAAGATCGCTCATGTCTCTGAGTAACAGTGGCAGTATCAACAGTCTAGTTGGCAGATCTACCAGCATCAGTCCAAGGGTTCCTAGACCGACACTCAGCGCTGCAG GTAGTACAGAAAACTTACATCATGGTCAGGCAGGATTGCATGGCCCTCTGAGAAGGACTCCGTCTTTGCCTAGATCGTATCGTCAGTCTGGAATTCCTATTCTACAAAGACCTACTGATAATCATT GCCGCATAACACCTGACGCCAGATCGACAAGTGCGATAGATCTACAAGCAGCTCAACGAGCCAAGGCGAGAATGGTTTACGCAAACATGTATCGTCATAAAGCAACGCTAC ATAATGATATTAGTAATCAGCGAGGAAAATCAG CTCGACCAGCCAAATCTCCGGATCCGCAAAGTGCTGTCGCCAGTCCGGAAAGAATGGCGAGAACTAGAACAAGGGTTGCAGGAGTGTCGCAATCTCAAC CCAACAGCAGATCTGGCTCACCATCTTCGAGATTGAGCTACGCAACGTACaacagggaagggggagaatCTCTTATGGCAAGACCGAGAAGATTGTCCGGACAGGGAATAAGAAGTACCGGAAACAGCAGAGAACCGAGTCCGCAGCGTTTTGGAATGGAAAGAAGTTTCGGAAGTAAATTACG AGATCGAAATCTTCACATGTCTCCCACCGACAGGCCTCCGACTAGGCCGGTTATGGCGCAAAAAATGCTCCAACAATCGCGAGAGGCGGAATCAGCTCTTGCCGATGCTCTAACATTTGACAGTATTGATAGTTACACCAGAACTCCAAGAGGCAAAGGGGATCACAGCGACGACAGCGAAACCAACAGCATTTGCTCGGAGCGCAGCATGGACAGTTTTCGGCGGCCGAGCGAA TCGTTTTCATGGAGCGGATCACAACAAAGATTGTATCGTGATTTGTGGGATCAATCTATCCCTAAG GATATTaaagaaatcattgaaaattgtgGTCGCAAGCATTGGGGCGATCGTAAAGAAGGCCTGCTTGGTCTTCAGCATTTTTTAGCAAATGGAAATACGTTGACGGCGAcggaattgcgaaaaataacGGATATCTTTGCGAAAATGTTCATGGACTCCTATACTAAAGTGTTGAGTTTATTCCTGGATACGTTGAACGATCTGATCGAGAGTCACAGCGAAGATTTAGGCGATTGGTTATACGTGTTGTGCGCCCGGCTTTTGAATAAACTTGGAACGGATTTGCTTGGCTCGATACAAACTAAAATTCACAAAACCTTGGACGTTGTAAA AGAACAATTCCCAGGAGAACAACTCTTGCCTACAGTATTACGCTTCTTGACCGACCCTACGCAGACACCAAATTCTCGGGTCAAAGTAGCCACTCTCACTTTCATATCGCAGATCGCCGACACGGCCGTACCGTCGGCTTTGAATAGTTCCGCAGCCTCGGCTCTAGCGAGATTGTTGGATTGGACAAACGACATGAAAAGTCAGGATGTCAGGAGGCACGCTCAAAACGCAGTTATAGCACTTTACAATTTGAATACACCTCAAGTGACAATGATACTCTCTGATTTACCAAAACCTTACCAA GAAGCAGCATTGACCCTGGTCCAAAATCACCTGAGAAGATCATCCGGATCTAGTAATCCAGTTTCTCCCGGCACTCCGCCTTCAAGAATGCCTCATTCCCCAGCTCGAACAAGAGTTGAGACTGATATCGATATGGATGACGACCATTTAAACCCCGAAGAGGTTTACAA ATCGTTGAGGCGGACAACggcagaaattcaaaattacggTTTTGAGCGTCTTGAGAAAGCGACGACCAGCAAAGATAGTGGTATCAGTAACATGGCAGACGTGGAAGAGAAAATGGAAGGGCTGGCATTGTCGAATTCA GGACGCTCGTCGTCCGTTTCTTCTCCTACGCAGCGAGGCAGGCCCGTCACGAACGTGGCATTGAACGGCTCGAGTGATACAATCACCGGTGATGCAGTGCTGCCGCAGGAAAACAACGGATACAAGACACACG AACACCAAAAAAACACGGTGTCTTCACCAGATTCAACGAGCAGAGGGCCTGAAGTGTTGGACAACCTCATGAAGGTACTTCAGGAAAACGTTGGTCACGAAGCAGAGAAAATCGCATCTCTACAAGAGTTTCAGACGTACGTTAGAGACGGTGATGTGCCATACCTAAAAGATAACTTCAG GAAACTACTGAGGTCACTGCTGGAAAATCTTGGCAGTCCTCATAAACAGGTACAAATAGAAGTACTTCAGGTTCTTACAGAGCTACTCAAGTGCCCTGAACTGACAGAgtcgttttcaaaattcatcgaacTGATCGTTCTCAAGGTTTTGCAAGCTCACAAATTCGACGACCCCAATTCTGAAGCTTCCTCCGGCAGCAGTCGAGCCCTGGTAAAGCAATTAGAG GTACTCAGAATTGCGGAGAAGTGCGCGGCGACAATTGTAACCGTACTGCCGCCGGATCAGATAATAAAACTGATTCAAATGATAATATCGACTGAACCGTATCCTAAGAATATGGCTGGCATTAAAATGCTTCACAAGATAGTCGAGCACTGGGGCGCAGACGCCATAATGCCTCATTTATCGAAAATCATGCCTGGCCTGATAAAG CAGGCTTACGACGACAGGGAAAGTACCGTGCGCAAAAGCGCGGTCTTTTGCATGGTCGCAATTCATGCCGCGGTAGGCGAAGAAGTCCTGATGCCTCATCTCGCCTCGCTATATGGAAGTAAATTGAAGCTGTTGAACATATACATACAACGCGCGCAACAGGCTAATAGTCAGCCGGCAAGCCCACgtaacaacaataaaaattaa
- the LOC124180240 gene encoding uncharacterized protein LOC124180240 isoform X1, whose protein sequence is MSEREQKDRDNDSDRIDDAVDPRVQIELERLNTATDDINKLEVDLDEARATFRQLLCESTVKIDALAKKLGACIEKSRPYYDSRFKAKEALQETQKAAIRFERANSQHAAAKEMVYLAEEGLRTEGRCFDHAWQEMLNHATSRVNESEHERALSEVEHRQTTAAYHRAEHNVQRLQRELKRAIAKSSMGARRSLLLINSIAYRHNLLMLPYYEMKAHFNQMLDEQKLRVGVLERSVADAKMTYAEALRNLERISDEIHRTRKYDGSDYLGNRTGDSSHYSSNQTNTATPTDSSKTGSPDSTDYTSDEYLRLPERMGPHPPCLLPTRPDNDPNSEYLGLSNLNLSSTEPRKYIKRDRPRSIAAMDVKHINAMPNKSSTSTPQLSDLSSSSGREKKLKMISPQDSEKKKKVNGVLQNGDEWTEISLNNSPEENCYNNETYSDEDDPIPYKPLPTDFSPEAVNSTIPDSVIQPVKEEQIRKKLVTQQSLPAISRVHDVTINDDKKSEVTRSPSMKSRAKLDSSLANWISRSSAAGDASCSSSTSSSRRQSLDILWSGGTGERVKELLNQGMMMLNISSLTERRSSEPKATEKDKEKADKAEKAEAKGKKVPSPLEKSMSYLNPEDETSDSESLASVEMLTEDQISSLMMEQDMNVVCQEILGTPLVEVCPLLQQLQEQQ, encoded by the exons ATGAGCGAACGGGAGCAGAAGGATCGAGATAATGATTCTGACCGAATCGACGATGCGGTGGATCCCAGAGTTCAG ATCGAATTGGAGCGTCTCAATACCGCCACAGATGATATAAACAAACTGGAAGTCGACTTAGAC GAAGCGAGAGCAACTTTTAGGCAGTTACTGTGCGAATCTACAGTGAAGATTGACGCACTTGCTAAAAAGCTCGGCGCTTGTATTGAAAAGTCGCGACCCTATTATGATTCAAGATTCAAGGCAAAAGAG GCTCTGCAGGAGACGCAAAAGGCAGCGATCAGGTTCGAAAGAGCCAACAGTCAGCACGCCGCCGCCAAAGAAATGGTCTACCTTGCTGAAGAAGGGCTGAGAACAGAAGGCAGATGCTTTGATCACGCTTGGCAG GAAATGCTGAACCACGCAACTTCCAGAGTGAACGAATCGGAACATGAAAGAGCATTGTCAGAGGTTGAGCACAGGCAAACAACAGCTGCGTATCACAGAGCAGAGCACAATGTTCAGAGGCTTCAGAGGGAATTAAAACGTGCCATAGCCAAGTCGAG TATGGGTGCACGCCGCAGCTTACTTCTGATAAACAGTATCGCCTACAGGCACAACTTGCTCATGTT GCCGTACTACGAAATGAAGGCTCACTTCAACCAAATGCTGGACGAACAAAAATTGCGGGTCGGAGTTCTGGAGAGATCGGTAGCTGATGCCAAAATGACATATGCCGAAGCATTGCGGAATTTGGAACGAATTAGCGATGAAATTCACAGG ACACGGAAATACGACGGGTCCGATTATCTTGGAAATCGAACCGGAGACTCATCGCATTATTCCTCGAACCAAACGAATACTGCTACACCAACAGACTCGAGCAAAACCGGATCACCAGATAGCACGGATTACACGAGCGATGAGTATTTGAGATTGCCGGAAAGAATGGGACCACATCCTCCCTGCCTGCTGCCGACGAGG CCTGATAACGACCCCAATTCAGAATACTTAGGCTTAAGTAATTTGAACCTGTCGTCAACGGAGCCTAGGAAATACATAAAACGAGACAGGCCTCGAAGTATTGCGGCAATGGACGTGAAACATATCAACGCAATGCCGAACAAGTCGAGCACGTCAACGCCGCAGCTATCGGACCTATCGTCGAGTTcgggaagagaaaaaaagctGAAAATGATATCGCCCCAGGATtcggagaagaaaaagaaggtgAACGGGGTTTTACAAAACGGTGATGAGTGGACGGAAATTAGCCTGAACAATTCACCTGAAGAAAATTGCTACAACAATGAAACTTACTCGGACGAGGACGACCCCATACCCTACAAACCGCTGCCAACTGACTTTAGCCCTGAGGCTGTAAACTCGACGATCCCGGACAGTGTAATTCAGCCGGTTAAAGAGGAACAGATTCGCAAGAAACTAGTTACACAACAATCTTTACCTGCCATATCCAGAGTCCACGACGTCACGATCAACGATGATAAGAAATCGGAGGTTACGAGGAGCCCATCAATGAAAAGTCGAGCCAAACTCGACTCGAGCTTGGCAAACTGGATTTCCAGGAGTTCGGCCGCCGGAGACGCGAGCTGCAGTAGTTCTA CTAGTTCAAGCCGTCGACAGTCTTTGGACATCTTGTGGAGTGGTGGGACGGGCGAGCGTGTTAAAGAATTGCTGAATCAAGGAATGATGATGCTCAACATATCCAGCCTAACTGAACGACGATCGAGTGAACCCAAGGCGACTGAAAAGGACAAGGAAAAGGCAGACAAGGCTGAAAAGGCCGAGGCTAAGGGAAAGAAGGTGCCAAGTCCGCTCGAGAAAAGTATGAGTTACCTTAACCCTGAGGACGAGACGTCCGACAGTGAAAGTCTGGCCAG TGTTGAAATGCTGACCGAAGATCAGATATCTTCGCTCATGATGGAACAAGATATGAACGTAGTTTGCCAAGAGATCCTTGGCACTCCGTTGGTAGAAGTTTGTCCATTGCTCCAGCAGCTCCAGGAGCAGCAATAA